The following are encoded together in the Daphnia magna isolate NIES linkage group LG8, ASM2063170v1.1, whole genome shotgun sequence genome:
- the LOC116929235 gene encoding XK-related protein 7 isoform X1 has translation MGDKNNAGPPVIHFSSSVDTEHAGTLSTTSCNIYPALPLENPILLPGCNGISAGSPMTPSAPRRMGHFSALPRVNLPNIRVPEMMDISSYIPTIKPPAFLKDVYSFPIQVGDHVNREVRSIGNNINKIIDRGDVFLQKPPPLPEFTNWSIFGALFSIFGSFFDHGSDIAAAYVLWDEPDSIWWFSLTVTLIVVPTIFVNAFSLYWYCNEDYQASRRMFSNSSRPGFSKCWWVFRIIVHILLLGPIFRYIDLLYYGVKSRKSRLQRINVQGPYCPWPKQQAEMKKQVEYYNLLLHEERDIAILELMHSFMQDAPQLILQLYILAKRPPQSTTGNDYIITVLVQSVSSLSSLMALAWSLTSYQRTLRYAVPDKPQMSVGGSASTFLWHTFQVASRVLALALFANAFKQEVFIALGGHWALMIVWILAQRTNFCGTNDGKRKHCEEFFYNVVVGWMFTFVMINVKAAATRVKYSVYYLLMAAENTTMIVLWFLQPESDNHWYHLPALIGTCVSFVLGLFFMFLYYTRYHPDGKMPKKNESAKLF, from the exons ATGGGTGATAAAAACAATGCAGGACCTCCTGTCATAcacttttcttcttcagtgGACACTGAACATGCTGGTACCTTGTCAACCACAAGCTGTAACATATATCCTGCCCTGCCCTTAGAAAACCCAATTTTACTGCCTGGATGTAATG GCATTAGTGCTGGATCACCAATGACACCCAGTGCTCCCCGAAGAATGGGCCACTTTTCTGCATTGCCAAGAGTCAATCTGCCTAATATTCGTGTCCCTGAGATGATGGATATCAGTTCATATATCCCCACTATCAAGCCACCTGCATTCTTGAAGGATGTATACAGTTTCCCCATTCAAGTTGGAGATCATGTCAACAGAGAAGTACGCAGCATAGGGAACAACATTAACAAA ATCATAGACCGGGGCGATGTTTTTCTGCAGAAACCCCCACCTTTGCCAGAATTTACAAACTGGAGCATTTTCGGTGCACTATTTTCCATTTTCGGGTCCTTTTTTGACCACGGTAGTGATATCGCTGCAGCTTACGTGCTATGGGACGAGCCAGATTCGATATGGTGGTTTTCGCTCACCGTTACTTTGATTGTCGTACCAACAATTTTTGTGAATGCTTTCAGTCTTTACTG GTACTGCAACGAAGATTATCAAGCGTCTCGACGCATGTTCTCTAACTCATCGCGGCCCGGATTCTCTAAATGTTGGTGGGTTTTTCGCATCATCGTACACATTCTTCTTTTAGGTCCTATATTCAG ATACATCGATTTACTTTACTATGGGGTTAAAAGTCGCAAGTCCCGGCTGCAAAGAATTAACGTTCAAGGGCCATACTGTCCTTGGCCAAAGCAACAAGCTGAAATGAAGAAGCAAGTGGAATATTACAACCTGCTTTTACACGAAGAACGGGATATAGCCATCTTGGAGCTTATGCACAGTTTCATGCAAGACGCTCCCCAATTAATATTGCAGCTTTACATTTTGGCAAAACGCCCGCCCCAAAGTACAACAGGAAACGATTACATTATCACGG TCTTGGTTCAATCGGTTTCATCGTTATCATCTCTAATGGCGTTGGCGTGGTCCCTGACATCTTATCAGAGAACTTTACGTTACGCTGTCCCGGATAAGCCTCAAATGAGCGTGGGCGGCTCAGCATCTACTTTTCTTTGGCACACCTTTCAGGTTGCCTCCCGTGTCCTAGCCTTGGCCCTTTTTGCTAACGCATTCAAACAAGAGGTTTTTATTGCACTGGGCGGACACTGGGCACTCATGATTGTTTGGATTTTAGCACAG CGCACAAATTTTTGTGGAACAAATGACGGAAAGCGGAAACACTGCGAAGAATTCTTTTACAATGTCGTTGTTGGATGGATGTTCACGTTTGTCATGATCAACGTGAAAGCGGCAGCAACAAGGGTCAAGTATTCTGTTTATTACTTGTTGATGGCGGCTGAAAATACTACTATGATTGTCCTATGGTTTCTGCAACCTGAGAGTGATAACCATTGGTACCACTTGCCCGCACTGATCGGTACATGTGTCTCATTTGTTCTTGGTCTGTTTTTTATGTTCCTCTACTACACACGCTATCACCCGGATGGCAAAATGCCCAAGAAAAATGAATCTGCAAAGTTGTTTTAA
- the LOC116929235 gene encoding XK-related protein 7 isoform X2, with amino-acid sequence MGDKNNAGPPVIHFSSSVDTEHAGTLSTTSCNIYPALPLENPILLPGCISAGSPMTPSAPRRMGHFSALPRVNLPNIRVPEMMDISSYIPTIKPPAFLKDVYSFPIQVGDHVNREVRSIGNNINKIIDRGDVFLQKPPPLPEFTNWSIFGALFSIFGSFFDHGSDIAAAYVLWDEPDSIWWFSLTVTLIVVPTIFVNAFSLYWYCNEDYQASRRMFSNSSRPGFSKCWWVFRIIVHILLLGPIFRYIDLLYYGVKSRKSRLQRINVQGPYCPWPKQQAEMKKQVEYYNLLLHEERDIAILELMHSFMQDAPQLILQLYILAKRPPQSTTGNDYIITVLVQSVSSLSSLMALAWSLTSYQRTLRYAVPDKPQMSVGGSASTFLWHTFQVASRVLALALFANAFKQEVFIALGGHWALMIVWILAQRTNFCGTNDGKRKHCEEFFYNVVVGWMFTFVMINVKAAATRVKYSVYYLLMAAENTTMIVLWFLQPESDNHWYHLPALIGTCVSFVLGLFFMFLYYTRYHPDGKMPKKNESAKLF; translated from the exons ATGGGTGATAAAAACAATGCAGGACCTCCTGTCATAcacttttcttcttcagtgGACACTGAACATGCTGGTACCTTGTCAACCACAAGCTGTAACATATATCCTGCCCTGCCCTTAGAAAACCCAATTTTACTGCCTGGAT GCATTAGTGCTGGATCACCAATGACACCCAGTGCTCCCCGAAGAATGGGCCACTTTTCTGCATTGCCAAGAGTCAATCTGCCTAATATTCGTGTCCCTGAGATGATGGATATCAGTTCATATATCCCCACTATCAAGCCACCTGCATTCTTGAAGGATGTATACAGTTTCCCCATTCAAGTTGGAGATCATGTCAACAGAGAAGTACGCAGCATAGGGAACAACATTAACAAA ATCATAGACCGGGGCGATGTTTTTCTGCAGAAACCCCCACCTTTGCCAGAATTTACAAACTGGAGCATTTTCGGTGCACTATTTTCCATTTTCGGGTCCTTTTTTGACCACGGTAGTGATATCGCTGCAGCTTACGTGCTATGGGACGAGCCAGATTCGATATGGTGGTTTTCGCTCACCGTTACTTTGATTGTCGTACCAACAATTTTTGTGAATGCTTTCAGTCTTTACTG GTACTGCAACGAAGATTATCAAGCGTCTCGACGCATGTTCTCTAACTCATCGCGGCCCGGATTCTCTAAATGTTGGTGGGTTTTTCGCATCATCGTACACATTCTTCTTTTAGGTCCTATATTCAG ATACATCGATTTACTTTACTATGGGGTTAAAAGTCGCAAGTCCCGGCTGCAAAGAATTAACGTTCAAGGGCCATACTGTCCTTGGCCAAAGCAACAAGCTGAAATGAAGAAGCAAGTGGAATATTACAACCTGCTTTTACACGAAGAACGGGATATAGCCATCTTGGAGCTTATGCACAGTTTCATGCAAGACGCTCCCCAATTAATATTGCAGCTTTACATTTTGGCAAAACGCCCGCCCCAAAGTACAACAGGAAACGATTACATTATCACGG TCTTGGTTCAATCGGTTTCATCGTTATCATCTCTAATGGCGTTGGCGTGGTCCCTGACATCTTATCAGAGAACTTTACGTTACGCTGTCCCGGATAAGCCTCAAATGAGCGTGGGCGGCTCAGCATCTACTTTTCTTTGGCACACCTTTCAGGTTGCCTCCCGTGTCCTAGCCTTGGCCCTTTTTGCTAACGCATTCAAACAAGAGGTTTTTATTGCACTGGGCGGACACTGGGCACTCATGATTGTTTGGATTTTAGCACAG CGCACAAATTTTTGTGGAACAAATGACGGAAAGCGGAAACACTGCGAAGAATTCTTTTACAATGTCGTTGTTGGATGGATGTTCACGTTTGTCATGATCAACGTGAAAGCGGCAGCAACAAGGGTCAAGTATTCTGTTTATTACTTGTTGATGGCGGCTGAAAATACTACTATGATTGTCCTATGGTTTCTGCAACCTGAGAGTGATAACCATTGGTACCACTTGCCCGCACTGATCGGTACATGTGTCTCATTTGTTCTTGGTCTGTTTTTTATGTTCCTCTACTACACACGCTATCACCCGGATGGCAAAATGCCCAAGAAAAATGAATCTGCAAAGTTGTTTTAA